Proteins encoded by one window of Kribbella flavida DSM 17836:
- the rsgA gene encoding ribosome small subunit-dependent GTPase A: MSAQLVSLGLDSATADYFSALPGAAGLVPGRVIRVDKGLSTVLTENGPVRASWSGGLLAAIAEDTQATPCTGDWVALRHWPDDRTTLDAIAPRSTAIVRAEVGGTSKGQVLAANVDVIAIVVGLIPEPNIGRIERFLALAWESGARPVVVLTKADLVGDASSIAEDVATAAPGADVFVCSASTGEGLEAVRDLLAGNATMALLGSSGAGKSSLVNALAGVELLDVQAIREDGKGRHTSVRRELILLPHGGVVIDTPGLRGIGLQDSGEGLAAAFPDISGLAEQCKFKDCVHATEPGCAVQAALEDGTLPVRRYESWQKLQREAAFMARRTDARLRAEANKQWARQAKGYRRDIKPRR; the protein is encoded by the coding sequence ATGTCAGCACAGCTTGTCTCCCTCGGCCTGGACAGCGCCACGGCCGACTACTTCTCCGCTCTGCCCGGTGCCGCCGGGCTCGTCCCGGGCCGCGTCATCCGGGTCGACAAGGGCCTGTCCACGGTGCTCACCGAGAACGGTCCGGTCCGGGCCAGCTGGTCCGGCGGCCTGCTCGCCGCGATCGCCGAGGACACCCAGGCGACGCCCTGCACGGGCGACTGGGTCGCGCTCCGGCACTGGCCCGACGACCGGACCACGCTCGACGCGATCGCGCCCCGCAGTACGGCGATCGTCCGGGCCGAGGTCGGCGGCACGTCGAAGGGCCAGGTGCTGGCCGCGAACGTCGACGTGATCGCGATCGTGGTCGGCCTGATCCCCGAACCGAACATCGGCCGGATCGAGCGCTTCCTCGCCCTGGCCTGGGAGAGCGGTGCGCGCCCGGTCGTCGTACTCACCAAGGCCGACCTGGTCGGCGACGCGAGCTCCATCGCCGAGGACGTCGCGACGGCGGCTCCGGGCGCCGACGTGTTCGTGTGCAGCGCGAGCACGGGCGAAGGACTGGAGGCGGTCCGCGACCTGCTCGCCGGCAACGCGACGATGGCGCTGCTCGGGTCCAGCGGCGCGGGCAAGTCCTCGCTGGTGAACGCGCTCGCCGGGGTGGAACTGCTCGACGTGCAGGCGATCCGCGAGGACGGCAAGGGCCGTCACACTTCCGTACGCCGTGAGCTGATCCTGCTGCCGCACGGCGGTGTCGTGATCGACACACCTGGGCTGCGGGGGATCGGGTTGCAGGACTCCGGCGAAGGGCTGGCGGCTGCGTTCCCCGACATCAGCGGGCTGGCGGAGCAGTGCAAGTTCAAGGACTGCGTGCACGCGACCGAACCGGGGTGCGCGGTACAGGCCGCGCTCGAGGACGGCACGCTGCCGGTCCGCCGCTACGAAAGCTGGCAGAAGCTGCAACGCGAAGCGGCGTTCATGGCCCGGCGAACCGACGCGCGGCTCCGGGCCGAGGCGAACAAGCAGTGGGCCCGGCAGGCCAAGGGCTATCGTCGCGACATCAAGCCGCGGCGCTGA
- a CDS encoding SDR family NAD(P)-dependent oxidoreductase codes for MARSVLVTGASRGIGAATAKAFAEAGDRVAVHYGASADAARAVLKDLPGEGHTLVHADLGDPDAIRRMVDEAADALGRIDVVVNNAAVYAAHPIRQTSYAEWQQAWSDTLAVNLVGAANVCWCAVQHMARGGRIVNVASRGAFRGEPNQPAYGATKAGLVSLTQSLARSLGPEGIAVTAIAPGWTTTDMAAPALSGPGYDRRRLESPLERVAAPEEVAAAILYLASPAAEFATGTVLDFNGGSHLRM; via the coding sequence ATGGCTCGTTCGGTGCTGGTGACGGGAGCTTCCCGCGGAATCGGTGCGGCGACGGCGAAAGCCTTCGCCGAGGCGGGTGATCGCGTCGCCGTGCACTACGGCGCCTCCGCCGACGCGGCGCGCGCCGTACTGAAGGACTTGCCGGGGGAGGGCCACACCCTCGTCCATGCCGACCTCGGCGACCCCGACGCGATCCGCCGGATGGTCGACGAGGCCGCCGACGCGCTCGGCCGGATCGACGTAGTGGTGAACAACGCCGCCGTGTACGCCGCCCACCCGATCCGCCAGACGTCGTACGCCGAGTGGCAGCAGGCCTGGTCCGACACCCTCGCCGTCAACCTGGTCGGTGCGGCCAACGTCTGCTGGTGCGCCGTCCAGCACATGGCCCGCGGCGGCCGGATCGTCAACGTCGCCTCCCGCGGCGCCTTCCGCGGCGAACCCAACCAGCCCGCGTACGGCGCCACCAAAGCCGGCCTGGTCTCGCTGACGCAGTCGCTGGCCCGTTCCCTCGGCCCCGAAGGCATCGCCGTCACCGCGATCGCCCCGGGCTGGACCACCACCGACATGGCCGCCCCCGCCCTCTCCGGCCCCGGCTACGACCGCCGCCGCCTCGAAAGCCCCCTGGAACGGGTTGCCGCCCCGGAGGAAGTAGCGGCCGCCATCCTGTACCTGGCGTCCCCCGCCGCCGAGTTCGCCACCGGCACCGTGCTCGACTTCAACGGCGGCTCCCACCTCAGGATGTGA
- a CDS encoding sigma factor-like helix-turn-helix DNA-binding protein — translation MRGIVTAGGLAVMGDKPVVAARADRVGAEVVDILAKLAPAERLAFVLADVFGLSGAEIGAVVGVSPLMAGQLVERARWKVREAAVLACDSVLRTAG, via the coding sequence GTGCGCGGCATTGTGACAGCGGGAGGGCTCGCGGTGATGGGCGACAAGCCGGTGGTGGCGGCGCGCGCGGATCGGGTGGGAGCCGAGGTGGTCGACATACTGGCGAAGTTGGCGCCGGCGGAGCGGCTGGCGTTCGTGCTGGCCGACGTGTTCGGGCTGTCGGGTGCGGAGATCGGCGCTGTGGTGGGGGTGTCGCCGCTGATGGCCGGGCAGCTGGTGGAGCGGGCGCGGTGGAAGGTGCGGGAGGCGGCTGTGCTGGCGTGTGATTCGGTACTGCGTACTGCTGGTTGA
- a CDS encoding pyridoxamine 5'-phosphate oxidase family protein, with protein sequence MTDPAPRRAATRKADVLARLTTDIDAWVSTASPDGTPCLVPLSFLWTGETLIVSTASRNPTSLNLQTNPQVHLAIGHTRDVVLITGTAAPFTPTSTQAEAFATKTGFDPSSLKASYPYFGITPTRIQAWREANELAGRDLMTEGTWLI encoded by the coding sequence ATGACCGACCCCGCCCCGCGCCGAGCAGCAACCCGCAAGGCGGACGTCCTCGCCCGCCTCACCACCGACATCGACGCTTGGGTCTCCACCGCGTCGCCGGACGGCACCCCTTGCCTCGTGCCGCTGTCGTTCCTGTGGACCGGCGAGACCCTCATCGTCTCCACCGCCTCCCGCAACCCCACCAGCCTCAACCTCCAGACCAACCCCCAGGTCCACCTGGCGATCGGCCACACCCGCGACGTAGTCCTCATCACCGGCACCGCCGCCCCCTTCACCCCAACCTCCACCCAAGCCGAAGCCTTCGCCACCAAAACCGGCTTCGACCCCAGCTCCCTCAAAGCCTCCTACCCGTACTTCGGAATCACCCCCACCCGAATCCAGGCCTGGCGCGAGGCCAACGAACTAGCCGGCAGAGACCTGATGACCGAAGGCACCTGGCTGATCTGA
- a CDS encoding DEAD/DEAH box helicase has translation MTESDAGVGDRGGWRSANVWAREENIDGNRIRQLRVPASRFDLVSGEPSALTVSNAYGTWAAATVDRPLDAGALWVRLPVGARPGDRLSQATWNAPADALQLQDPADVLRSYDGAIGFSEASDSKPGLRTPQLGALHAVLGYWTTNQKQAATVVMPTGTGKTETMLALLVAAKPERLLVLVPSDSLRDQIAGKFETLGVLQELGIVSNMAVRPVVGRVAHGFSSVAHATSFAEACNVIVATPQSLSASEQEAFEAMLGACSHLFVDEAHHVAARTWTEIRERFADKNVVQFTATPFREDGKHLQGRTIYSFPLREAQAQNYFSKINYKSIIDFDNVDLAVATQSVERLRSDLNNNFDHVLMARVSGIPRAMAVLPLYQQLAADLNPVIINSQMSKKHQRDALRAVRARDSHIIICVNMLGEGFDLPALKIAAVHDPQKSLGVTLQFIGRFARTSSTGQYGEASMFVARSEMDIDRRLRELYAEDSDWNLIVRDLSEAAVQEQHDISDFEAGFTSRPPEVDLRSLLPKMSTVVYRAPTAKWEPNNVVEFFGEDSFYTFPIGLNQSAGVAWFVIENRNKVRWGDLKTIEEVSYELYVLYFNEQTKLLYINNSANDGVFEELAEAVLGAGARRFTGSSVYRAMADIDRLVPTNVGVLDAHNQFRRFSMHVGPDVTESFSQAEASTKSQTNISGSGYRDGEIVNISASLKGRIWSHATASTIKEWCDWCDSIGKKLLDETISIEKVIGQFILPEELTSLPSGVLLAVEWPWLVHTLQADSMRLSYAGSVHQAVFTDLVPETEPINGAFRFAVESGSWSVPYEATVESDRILYRCARDTEIVILRAGSEVRLSDWLNKFGLLFILDGDRIIENDLLYKPKWDRTPYDRQKLTVLDWGNTKLNIESQTHEKLQESIQYRSLIELQADSEPWDLIIDDDGKGEIADLVAMRIDAEGLLVKLVHCKYAHEGKVGARLADLYEVCGQAQKSVVWRRSDLGPFFRALHDRARKKNQRDGVSPFEVGDIRKLYEIRDKATILRRRMEIVIAQPGLSRSKATTQQFDLLASTEAYLRTTVNAPLAIWCSA, from the coding sequence ATGACAGAGAGCGACGCCGGGGTTGGGGATCGTGGCGGGTGGCGCAGCGCCAACGTGTGGGCTCGGGAAGAGAACATCGACGGCAACCGAATCCGGCAACTGAGAGTGCCCGCGAGCAGATTTGACCTGGTCTCTGGAGAGCCTTCAGCGCTGACAGTCAGCAACGCGTACGGCACGTGGGCTGCCGCGACCGTAGACCGCCCCCTCGATGCTGGGGCGTTATGGGTCAGGCTGCCGGTTGGTGCGAGGCCCGGCGATAGGTTGAGCCAGGCCACGTGGAACGCGCCCGCCGACGCGCTCCAGCTTCAAGATCCAGCAGACGTCCTAAGGTCGTACGACGGTGCCATCGGGTTCTCCGAAGCCTCGGACTCAAAACCAGGACTGCGGACTCCACAGCTGGGCGCGCTGCATGCGGTCCTCGGCTACTGGACCACAAATCAGAAGCAGGCCGCGACCGTCGTGATGCCGACCGGGACAGGGAAGACCGAGACGATGCTTGCTCTCCTGGTCGCCGCAAAACCCGAGCGCCTGCTGGTGTTGGTTCCGTCGGACTCGCTGCGCGATCAGATCGCTGGCAAGTTTGAAACGCTCGGTGTACTTCAGGAACTCGGAATCGTCTCGAACATGGCAGTTCGGCCGGTCGTGGGCCGCGTCGCGCACGGATTCTCATCAGTTGCGCATGCAACGAGCTTCGCTGAAGCATGTAACGTGATTGTCGCTACGCCTCAATCTCTGAGTGCGTCGGAGCAAGAGGCATTCGAGGCGATGCTAGGTGCCTGCTCGCATCTCTTCGTAGATGAGGCGCATCACGTGGCGGCACGCACCTGGACAGAGATCCGGGAGCGCTTCGCCGACAAGAATGTGGTGCAATTTACTGCGACACCATTCCGTGAGGATGGTAAGCACCTTCAGGGTCGAACTATCTACTCGTTCCCGTTGCGCGAAGCCCAAGCGCAGAACTACTTCTCTAAGATCAACTACAAGTCAATCATTGATTTCGACAACGTCGATCTTGCCGTCGCAACGCAAAGCGTCGAAAGACTCCGTTCTGACCTAAACAACAACTTTGATCATGTGCTCATGGCGCGAGTGAGTGGAATACCTCGCGCGATGGCAGTACTTCCGCTTTATCAACAGTTGGCAGCCGATCTAAACCCGGTAATCATCAATAGTCAGATGTCCAAGAAGCATCAGCGCGATGCCCTGCGTGCTGTTCGCGCGCGCGATTCTCATATCATCATTTGTGTCAACATGCTCGGCGAAGGCTTCGACCTACCAGCCCTGAAGATCGCGGCGGTGCATGATCCGCAGAAGAGTCTTGGAGTGACTCTGCAATTCATTGGACGCTTCGCTCGAACTTCCTCAACGGGGCAATACGGAGAAGCGTCGATGTTCGTCGCGAGGTCGGAGATGGATATCGACAGGCGTCTGCGGGAGCTATACGCCGAGGACTCCGATTGGAACCTCATCGTCCGAGATCTATCGGAAGCCGCCGTCCAGGAACAGCATGACATCAGCGACTTTGAGGCTGGGTTCACGAGCCGGCCGCCTGAAGTTGACCTCCGGAGTCTACTGCCGAAGATGAGTACCGTCGTCTATCGCGCTCCGACTGCCAAGTGGGAGCCGAATAATGTCGTGGAGTTCTTCGGTGAGGATAGTTTCTACACGTTTCCGATCGGTCTGAATCAGAGCGCTGGTGTCGCTTGGTTCGTGATCGAGAACAGAAACAAAGTCCGGTGGGGCGACCTGAAGACAATCGAGGAAGTCTCTTACGAGTTATATGTTCTGTACTTCAATGAGCAGACCAAGCTGCTCTATATCAACAATTCCGCTAATGACGGCGTATTTGAGGAGTTGGCCGAGGCTGTCCTTGGAGCGGGTGCGCGGCGATTCACGGGCTCGAGTGTCTATCGAGCAATGGCCGATATAGACCGCCTGGTGCCGACTAACGTAGGCGTCCTCGATGCGCATAACCAGTTCCGCCGGTTCTCTATGCACGTCGGGCCGGATGTGACCGAGAGTTTTAGTCAGGCTGAAGCGAGCACGAAGTCTCAGACGAACATCTCCGGGAGCGGCTATCGAGACGGTGAAATCGTCAACATAAGCGCATCGTTGAAAGGGCGAATCTGGTCACATGCCACAGCCTCAACGATTAAAGAATGGTGCGACTGGTGTGATTCCATCGGTAAGAAATTGCTGGATGAAACCATTAGCATTGAGAAGGTGATCGGTCAGTTCATTTTGCCCGAAGAACTCACGTCCTTGCCGAGCGGCGTGTTGTTAGCGGTCGAATGGCCATGGTTGGTGCATACACTGCAGGCTGACAGTATGCGACTGTCATACGCCGGAAGTGTCCATCAGGCGGTGTTCACCGACCTGGTTCCCGAGACAGAGCCGATTAACGGAGCTTTCCGATTTGCGGTCGAGAGTGGAAGCTGGTCGGTTCCGTATGAAGCAACGGTGGAGTCGGATCGAATCCTGTATCGATGCGCACGTGATACAGAGATCGTAATTCTGCGAGCGGGCTCAGAGGTGCGGTTAAGCGATTGGCTAAACAAGTTTGGCCTGTTGTTCATTCTCGATGGCGATCGGATCATCGAGAACGATTTGCTCTACAAGCCGAAGTGGGACAGAACGCCATACGATCGGCAGAAGCTGACCGTTTTGGATTGGGGAAACACAAAACTAAACATCGAATCCCAGACACACGAAAAGCTTCAAGAATCGATTCAATATCGATCGCTAATTGAACTCCAGGCGGATAGTGAACCCTGGGACTTGATCATCGACGACGATGGAAAGGGCGAGATAGCCGACCTGGTGGCGATGCGGATCGACGCTGAGGGCCTGCTAGTCAAGCTTGTCCACTGCAAGTACGCCCACGAGGGGAAGGTTGGCGCTCGCCTCGCTGATTTGTACGAAGTTTGCGGTCAGGCACAAAAGTCGGTGGTGTGGCGGCGCAGTGACCTTGGGCCATTCTTCCGGGCGCTGCACGACCGTGCTCGCAAGAAGAATCAGCGAGATGGTGTGAGCCCGTTTGAAGTCGGCGATATCCGTAAGCTCTATGAGATAAGGGATAAGGCGACCATTCTTCGCCGCAGGATGGAGATCGTGATCGCACAACCCGGCCTTTCTCGATCAAAGGCCACAACGCAACAGTTTGATCTCTTGGCATCGACGGAGGCGTATCTCAGAACGACGGTGAATGCTCCGCTCGCGATCTGGTGTAGTGCCTGA
- a CDS encoding flavoprotein → MTNRILYIVVCGAPLASRTADGVKAARANGWDPYVIPTEAAMPWLADQDLRDVPVITGNRTPDQPKRTPPADAVAVVPMTFNTLNAWANGNANTYPLTTLCAALGSRTRTAAIPFAKHDLAGHPAWLASLAVLRYAGVTIVDPQNGSRSSIEPIASGTGNEVASAFHWEWVFASLEHR, encoded by the coding sequence GTGACCAACCGAATCCTCTACATCGTCGTCTGCGGCGCTCCGCTAGCGTCCCGTACCGCAGACGGCGTCAAGGCCGCCCGAGCCAACGGCTGGGACCCCTACGTCATCCCCACCGAAGCGGCCATGCCCTGGCTCGCCGACCAGGACCTAAGAGATGTCCCCGTCATCACCGGCAACCGCACCCCAGACCAACCGAAGCGCACCCCACCGGCCGACGCCGTCGCCGTCGTACCAATGACCTTCAACACTCTCAACGCCTGGGCCAACGGCAACGCCAACACGTACCCACTCACAACGCTCTGCGCGGCGCTTGGCTCGCGCACCCGTACGGCCGCTATACCGTTCGCCAAGCATGATCTAGCCGGTCATCCGGCATGGCTGGCATCGCTTGCTGTGCTCCGGTACGCAGGCGTAACTATTGTCGATCCGCAGAATGGATCCAGATCCTCAATTGAACCAATCGCGTCCGGAACGGGCAACGAAGTAGCTTCCGCCTTTCATTGGGAGTGGGTCTTCGCATCACTTGAACACCGCTGA
- a CDS encoding helix-turn-helix domain-containing protein — MRPASRRNERWMCTRQAAHFFAHCSGWWPVHWRDHINRGEVQMHVGERIGAYRKRRGMSQDALAGLIGMSRSWLSQVERGIRGVDRLSTLNDLATVLRIDVADLIGRDWILAPDASEQVTAVDAVRTQLAGYHHLLGEPTTPWPLPQLRNGAVQVNQAYQAAQYQRATAMLPDLIRAADAYDGYQGRDGRETHLARCSVYTAAAKLLTKVGEHQLGWLAADRATHAALAAESKAAQGMAAYQVVIALLRSQRTDDAERVAVRSAEGLMYLASSDAPDAVSLAGSLWLISSVIAARRSDRATSTERLGTATHLADLLAHDGNHWWTAFGPTNVLIHRASVAAEFGDPSGVLRVATEIDTEAMPAGLQGRRSRLHLDLAWAQAQAKNDMEAILHLQQAERVAPESIRYHTIARELVRELLKRSRKPTPALTAIATRAGVLA, encoded by the coding sequence ATGCGTCCAGCGTCGAGGCGAAACGAGCGATGGATGTGCACTCGGCAGGCTGCGCACTTTTTTGCGCATTGTTCGGGCTGGTGGCCGGTTCACTGGAGGGATCACATCAACCGAGGGGAAGTGCAGATGCACGTAGGTGAGCGCATCGGGGCATACCGCAAGCGACGCGGTATGTCGCAGGACGCCCTGGCTGGCCTCATCGGAATGTCGCGGTCTTGGCTGTCGCAGGTCGAGCGTGGCATTCGTGGTGTCGATCGACTGTCCACCCTGAACGACCTAGCAACCGTCCTGCGTATCGACGTAGCGGACCTGATCGGCCGCGACTGGATTCTCGCGCCGGACGCATCCGAGCAAGTTACGGCGGTCGACGCCGTGCGTACCCAGCTCGCGGGCTATCACCACCTGCTCGGCGAGCCGACGACACCATGGCCGCTCCCGCAGCTCCGCAACGGCGCTGTGCAGGTCAACCAGGCTTACCAGGCCGCGCAGTATCAGCGGGCGACAGCGATGCTGCCAGACCTCATCCGTGCCGCAGACGCGTATGACGGCTACCAAGGCCGCGACGGCCGGGAGACACACCTCGCCCGCTGCTCGGTCTACACGGCGGCCGCGAAGCTCCTGACCAAGGTCGGCGAGCACCAGCTCGGCTGGCTGGCCGCAGACCGCGCCACTCACGCAGCTTTGGCCGCCGAGTCAAAGGCGGCGCAAGGCATGGCTGCCTATCAGGTGGTCATCGCGCTCCTGCGCAGCCAGCGAACCGACGACGCCGAACGCGTCGCCGTCCGGTCGGCGGAGGGTCTTATGTACCTCGCTAGCTCGGACGCGCCCGATGCCGTATCGCTTGCCGGGTCGCTGTGGCTCATCTCGTCCGTGATCGCCGCTCGCCGCTCCGATCGCGCCACCTCAACCGAGCGGCTCGGTACGGCGACGCATCTCGCCGACCTTCTGGCGCACGACGGCAATCACTGGTGGACGGCCTTCGGCCCAACCAACGTCCTGATCCATCGAGCCTCGGTCGCAGCCGAGTTCGGCGACCCGTCCGGCGTACTGCGGGTGGCAACCGAGATCGACACGGAAGCCATGCCGGCCGGTCTCCAAGGCCGCCGCTCACGCCTACACCTCGACCTCGCCTGGGCACAGGCTCAAGCCAAGAACGACATGGAAGCGATCCTCCACCTCCAACAGGCTGAGCGCGTCGCCCCCGAGTCGATCCGCTACCACACCATCGCCCGCGAGCTGGTCCGCGAACTCCTCAAGCGTTCCCGCAAACCGACCCCAGCCCTGACCGCTATTGCAACCCGCGCAGGAGTCCTCGCGTGA
- a CDS encoding DUF6284 family protein, whose protein sequence is MNEPTTQELTRFGPGAAGGMPSARATLRMYAAVNGDSRSTSVGGMPPRSAARTAANISVRDCSWAVSVSRYRRVAEVNSSRRSLTHPGYRTSLAQQMEKRYRGAHLSIASCSGQAPKGDAPAVAAAEASGPHQSLHEQELNPMSIIHLSAVGSQEPSAADLAGIEREWPLIAAELDLLDAQIAFINAGPYASELETRRVRRASRRVLEVGRELAERKIATDGAA, encoded by the coding sequence ATGAACGAGCCGACCACTCAGGAGCTCACCCGCTTCGGCCCCGGTGCCGCTGGTGGGATGCCCTCTGCGCGCGCAACTCTCCGGATGTATGCCGCCGTGAACGGTGACAGCCGCTCGACCTCAGTAGGTGGAATGCCGCCACGGAGCGCTGCCAGGACAGCCGCCAACATCTCCGTCCGGGATTGCTCGTGGGCAGTCTCGGTCTCGCGGTACCGGCGCGTGGCCGAGGTCAACTCTTCGCGTAGATCACTCACCCATCCAGGGTATCGCACCTCGCTTGCGCAACAGATGGAGAAGCGCTACCGTGGTGCGCACCTTAGTATCGCTTCATGTTCTGGTCAGGCGCCAAAAGGTGACGCCCCGGCGGTTGCAGCCGCCGAGGCGTCCGGGCCGCACCAGTCCCTTCACGAACAGGAGCTAAACCCAATGAGCATCATCCACCTGTCGGCGGTCGGTAGCCAGGAACCATCCGCTGCGGACTTGGCCGGTATCGAGCGGGAATGGCCGTTGATCGCGGCTGAGCTGGACCTGTTGGATGCGCAGATCGCGTTCATCAACGCGGGTCCGTACGCGTCGGAGCTGGAGACGCGTCGGGTCCGGCGCGCGTCGCGTCGGGTCCTGGAGGTTGGCCGCGAGCTGGCCGAACGCAAGATCGCCACGGACGGTGCCGCATGA
- a CDS encoding cell division protein FtsK gives MSDAVERVADPIDLDAHRTRRDDRGETAHVVVTPAGAVVPVAETSSDAAYEVVLDDDETTDAELRKVLVPVDSPALPVAVAEGARVPIVPVHLRPENLRVTVRRALERAGHVALFHAVRAPWYGCKLSWFAGRGFTRLVRSQLRWWWVPNSFALEQKAADAGELKEWEKIHRQLKATRLWRGAVLTGQNLGLLIGAPIAWNAAPAAGLAAVGAAAVAGLAHYGRPAGQTLVGTAVVAPRFRKLNSDIVLRAYYAAGLGNPNRADQEVRFGSAMSRDARNTGSQVLVDLPYGKGWSDVAGAREKIASGLDVHVNQVFLTPDKTSSRRHMLFVADRDPLAVPVGRTDMLDCKPRSVWQPVRFGKDERDALVRLKLMWSSLLVGAQPRKGKTFAARLVALHAALDPWVKLIVADGKNSPDWLAFRKVAHRMVFGTHPNPNDDDPIEHLRAILDEVLAHIDKVNSILTTLPVDMCPDGKLTEELARDPRYPDLRVLVLVMEEFQVYFETEDQAVNKEIAAKLSRIQAVGPSAGVVILSSSQKPSGVGAGDVGRLFNRYRDNHSTRFALKCGNRIVSEAVLGGDAYAEGFDASSLPVGDEYRGVGYLYGATDETPTVRTFLADASDADKILTAARQHRERLGTLTGQAAGEELERASRDVLADVLTVMGPDNAAHWDTIAGRLAQQMPEQYDGTTPEAISAQARALHVPSVNVKRDGAVRKGVKADDLRAAMARRDGTTT, from the coding sequence ATGAGCGATGCTGTCGAGCGCGTTGCCGACCCGATCGACCTGGACGCCCACCGCACCCGCCGCGACGACCGCGGCGAGACCGCCCATGTGGTGGTTACCCCGGCCGGCGCCGTCGTCCCCGTCGCGGAGACCAGCTCGGACGCCGCCTACGAAGTCGTGCTGGATGACGACGAGACGACCGATGCCGAGTTGCGCAAGGTGCTGGTTCCGGTGGACTCCCCGGCCCTGCCGGTCGCGGTGGCGGAAGGGGCGCGGGTGCCGATCGTGCCGGTGCATCTGCGCCCGGAGAACCTGCGGGTCACGGTCCGCCGAGCGTTGGAGCGGGCCGGGCACGTCGCGCTGTTCCACGCCGTCCGGGCGCCCTGGTACGGGTGCAAGCTGAGCTGGTTCGCGGGGCGCGGGTTCACCCGGCTGGTCCGCAGCCAGCTGCGCTGGTGGTGGGTGCCGAACTCGTTCGCGCTGGAGCAGAAGGCCGCCGACGCGGGCGAGTTGAAGGAGTGGGAGAAGATCCACCGCCAGCTCAAGGCGACCCGGCTGTGGCGTGGCGCGGTTCTGACGGGCCAGAACCTCGGTCTGCTGATCGGTGCGCCGATCGCCTGGAACGCGGCTCCGGCGGCCGGTCTGGCCGCTGTGGGTGCGGCTGCGGTGGCGGGTTTGGCGCACTACGGCCGCCCGGCCGGTCAGACGCTGGTAGGTACGGCGGTGGTCGCGCCGCGGTTCCGCAAGCTCAACTCTGACATCGTGCTGCGCGCCTACTACGCCGCCGGACTCGGCAACCCCAACCGCGCCGACCAGGAGGTCCGGTTCGGGTCCGCCATGTCGCGCGATGCTCGCAACACCGGGTCGCAGGTGCTGGTAGACCTCCCGTACGGCAAGGGCTGGTCCGACGTGGCCGGTGCCCGGGAGAAGATCGCGTCCGGTCTGGACGTGCACGTGAACCAGGTGTTCCTGACCCCGGACAAGACCAGCTCGCGCCGCCACATGCTGTTCGTGGCCGACCGTGACCCGCTGGCGGTGCCGGTCGGGCGCACGGACATGCTGGACTGCAAGCCGCGTTCGGTGTGGCAGCCGGTGCGGTTCGGCAAGGACGAGCGCGACGCCCTGGTCCGGCTCAAGCTGATGTGGTCGTCGCTGCTGGTCGGCGCGCAGCCGCGCAAGGGCAAGACGTTCGCCGCCCGCCTGGTCGCGCTGCACGCCGCACTCGACCCGTGGGTGAAGCTGATCGTTGCTGACGGCAAGAACTCGCCGGACTGGCTGGCGTTCCGCAAGGTCGCGCACCGGATGGTGTTCGGCACCCACCCCAACCCCAACGACGACGACCCGATCGAGCACCTGCGCGCGATCCTGGACGAAGTCCTCGCCCATATCGACAAGGTCAACTCGATCCTGACGACGTTGCCGGTGGACATGTGCCCCGACGGGAAGCTGACCGAGGAACTGGCCCGCGACCCCCGTTACCCGGACCTGCGGGTGCTGGTGCTGGTGATGGAAGAGTTCCAGGTCTACTTCGAGACCGAGGACCAGGCCGTCAACAAGGAGATTGCGGCGAAGCTGTCGCGGATTCAGGCGGTCGGTCCGTCGGCCGGTGTGGTGATCTTGTCCAGCTCGCAGAAGCCGTCCGGTGTCGGTGCGGGTGACGTGGGCCGGTTGTTCAACCGCTACCGCGACAACCACTCCACGCGGTTCGCGCTCAAGTGCGGCAACCGGATCGTGTCCGAAGCCGTTCTCGGTGGTGACGCCTACGCCGAAGGGTTCGACGCGTCCTCGCTGCCGGTCGGGGACGAGTACCGGGGTGTGGGTTACCTGTACGGCGCCACCGACGAGACCCCGACGGTGCGGACGTTCCTGGCCGATGCGTCGGATGCGGACAAGATTCTGACCGCGGCGAGGCAGCACCGCGAACGGCTCGGCACCCTGACCGGGCAGGCGGCCGGGGAAGAGCTGGAGCGCGCCAGCCGCGACGTCCTGGCCGACGTGCTGACCGTCATGGGGCCGGACAACGCCGCGCACTGGGACACCATCGCCGGACGCCTCGCGCAGCAGATGCCCGAGCAGTACGACGGCACGACGCCGGAGGCGATCTCGGCTCAGGCCCGCGCGCTGCACGTGCCGAGCGTGAACGTGAAGCGCGACGGCGCGGTCCGCAAGGGCGTCAAGGCCGACGACCTGCGCGCCGCCATGGCCCGCCGCGACGGCACCACCACCTAA